In Candidatus Manganitrophus noduliformans, the sequence GTCGAAGTCTCGGCCCCGGCCGCGCCGCTCCAATCGACCTCGCGGAGCAGCACCGAGGTTTGGCTGATCCCAGGGAAGGATCTGACCGGAGATGGGATCATTTTGGAGATCCCCGGATTCGCCGTCACGCTCTTCTCCCCGCAGATTACGGAGGGATTCAAACTGACAGGGGAGAAGGCAACAATTCCGATCCGGGCCAACATCGTCATGATGTGCGGCTGCCCGATCACGCCGGGAGGGCTTTGGGATGCCGATCAGTACGAGGTGAAAGCGCTCCTCCGGCGCAACGGGAAGCCGCTCGAACCGCTCCCCCTGACCTATGCGAACAAGAAGAATACCTTTGAAGGGACCCTGGAGGTCTCTCAAGATGGGGTTTACGAAATCTCCGTGTATGCATACGACCCGCGCACGGGGAATACCGGCGTCGATCAGACGACGATCCTTGTCTCTCGATGAATTTCTGGCCCGATTCGGCCGCCGGCAATCGAAAAGGAGATCAAGCGGGACCGTTTCCGGCTTCAATCGCTCGGGAGCGGGCATTGATCGTACCGGGCGCTTTTAATACAATAACATCATGGAGGGAACGACCATGTATGAACGAAATGTATGCGGCGCGGACAGATCCGTTCGGATGATCCTCGGGGTGATTTTCGCCGCCCTTGGACTCTTTTTCGTCGGATCGGCCGTCGCCAAGGGGATTTTCTTCGCGCTGGCGGCGATCGCGTTCATCACCGCCTTGACAGGCTTCTGCCCGCTCAACAAACTGCTCGGCCTCAATACCTGCAAAAGACCGGTTTGGGTCAGAAAGTCGACAGACTGATTTCTCCCCCCGGCTTCTCTGTGTTGTTCTCTGTTGTGTCGATGTGATGTTTTTTGTCTTATTGTTCTTCCCGAGTTGAGGGAGGAATTTCGATCATTTCCTAGAAGCGGTAGCCGATCCCTCCGGAAATAAAGTTGTCGGTGTAATTTTCCAGATCACTCACGACAAAAGAGTAGGCATACCCCAATCGAAGGTAGATCCGTCTGTAGAGGTCCTGATCCCAATCGACTGACAGAATATGCGCCGTCGTGTCCGTTTTTAGAACGACCTGGTTCGTTCCGAAGGTGTCGGAGGGACGTTTCCCCTTCCCGCCCGGTGAGGTCGGCGCCGTCGCCGTCTGGTAAAAGGGACTTTGGCTGAAATTTGCGGCATAGCCGAAGGTCAGGTAGGAATCGGATCGCACCTTGATCTCTCCGCTGACGCCGAGCCGGTGGGAATCGTAGCTGAAAACCGATTCTTCCGCGTCGTTCCGGGTATACCGGTAGGCCGCCCTCG encodes:
- a CDS encoding YgaP family membrane protein, with amino-acid sequence MYERNVCGADRSVRMILGVIFAALGLFFVGSAVAKGIFFALAAIAFITALTGFCPLNKLLGLNTCKRPVWVRKSTD